Proteins encoded within one genomic window of Theobroma cacao cultivar B97-61/B2 chromosome 7, Criollo_cocoa_genome_V2, whole genome shotgun sequence:
- the LOC108662818 gene encoding RNA-directed DNA polymerase homolog, producing MVPLKLAELRKQLDELIQAEFIRPSKTPFITQVLFQKKQDRFLRLCVDYWALNKVTVKNNYPIPLITDLFDQLSGVKYFCKLDLRSGYHLLSVAKEDEPKTTYVTRYGAFEILVIPFGLTNALTTFCTLMNQVFHDYLDKFMGIYLDDIVVYNSTLKEHQGHLQQVYQGHGLNQLVSRNHNCSKTAAVL from the coding sequence ATGGTTCCCCTAAAGTTGGCAGAGCTAAGGAAACAATTAGATGAGCTGATTCAAGCCGAATTTATCCGACCATCAAAAACACCTTTTATCACCCAAGTACTTTTTCAGAAGAAGCAAGATAGGTTTTTACGATTATGTGTGGATTACTGGGCTTTGAATAAAGTCACAGTTAAGAATAATTATCCTATCCCTCTTATAACAGATCTTTTTGACCAGCTCAGTGGTGTAAAGTACTTTTGTAAACTAGATTTGAGATCGGGTTACCATCTATTGAGTGTGGCCAAGGAAGATGAGCCGAAAACCACCTATGTAACACGGTATGGTGCATTTGAAATTCTTGTTATACCTTTTGGACTAACCAATGCTCTTACTACTTTTTGCACATTGATGAACCAAGTGTTTCATGATTATCTAGACAAGTTTATGGGGATCTACTTAGATGATATTGTGGTGTACAACTCAACCTTAAAGGAACATCAAGGACACTTGCAGCAGGTCTACCAAGGCCATGGCCTCAATCAATTAGTTAGcagaaatcataattgctcTAAGACTGCTGCAGTGCTTTAA